One genomic region from Streptomyces sp. NBC_01431 encodes:
- a CDS encoding sugar ABC transporter permease yields the protein MTPLPLGPPRTPAWASPALDALLDRVAVTRTEAGDRFPLFADPDSGVWTTTGRGSWTGGFWAGLLWLRAKRSGGIADLASARACTQRLTRWSGADTAARGLILWYGTVCAEPEQRDAIRAEAARACLGSFERELGIVPWGSAFGGPRLVARVDGVPGMVPLLATMDPDAARCHLRTHLRLCLDDRPPHWSWQHIPGTGWTALTDPHSGWSRGPAWLLLAAAEAVRHADEPELGYLVAELTNERLVPLADAAQAHGPVDTSAAAITALALLTLGRTERALPILERLVEEHLTVTGRLLDGCYDLQGGTAVRHELVWGTFFLTYALALLTGLAGPEDL from the coding sequence GTGACCCCACTCCCCCTCGGCCCGCCACGCACCCCGGCCTGGGCCAGCCCCGCGCTGGACGCGCTCCTCGATCGGGTCGCCGTCACCCGTACCGAAGCCGGCGACCGCTTCCCGCTGTTCGCCGACCCGGACAGCGGCGTGTGGACGACGACCGGGCGCGGCTCGTGGACCGGCGGGTTCTGGGCCGGGCTGCTGTGGCTGCGCGCCAAGCGCTCGGGAGGGATCGCCGATCTGGCGTCCGCTCGGGCCTGCACGCAGCGGCTCACGCGCTGGTCAGGTGCCGATACCGCCGCCCGCGGGCTGATCCTCTGGTACGGCACGGTCTGCGCGGAGCCGGAACAGCGGGACGCGATCCGTGCCGAGGCGGCCCGCGCCTGTCTCGGCTCCTTCGAGCGGGAGTTGGGAATCGTGCCATGGGGCTCCGCCTTCGGCGGGCCACGCCTGGTGGCCCGGGTGGATGGGGTACCCGGCATGGTGCCCCTGCTCGCGACCATGGACCCCGACGCGGCGCGCTGCCACCTCCGCACCCACCTCCGGCTCTGCCTCGACGACAGGCCACCGCACTGGTCGTGGCAGCACATCCCGGGGACCGGCTGGACCGCCCTCACCGATCCGCACTCCGGCTGGAGCCGGGGCCCGGCCTGGCTGCTGCTCGCGGCCGCCGAGGCCGTACGCCATGCAGACGAGCCCGAACTCGGCTATCTGGTGGCCGAGTTGACCAACGAGCGTCTGGTCCCGTTGGCGGATGCGGCACAGGCCCACGGGCCCGTCGACACGTCCGCGGCGGCGATCACGGCGCTTGCGCTGCTCACCCTCGGCCGGACCGAACGCGCCCTGCCCATCCTTGAGCGGCTGGTCGAGGAGCACCTCACGGTCACCGGCCGCCTGCTCGACGGCTGTTACGACCTCCAGGGCGGAACAGCCGTCCGGCACGAGCTGGTCTGGGGGACCTTCTTCCTGACGTACGCGCTCGCGCTGCTCACCGGCCTGGCCGGGCCCGAGGACCTCTAG
- a CDS encoding acyl-CoA dehydrogenase family protein — translation MDRVAAFIRDRVVPHEAVLDGGGPDAAAVLGTLHQAAKEAGLWALPLPVELGGQGLPLRHYAHIAEAEGASDHGPSALGSAPLLDVGMLWRHGSPRVRTLHPKRLVAGELRACYAMTEPDVPGSDPSLTATRARPGDGGTWRVSGRKWFTSGAADADLVTVLARTDGAPGDRAGLSLFLVPTTSPGFRLVRELPVLGAGGQWEIELDEVVVDADHVIGTPGTALAVAGERLQLGRTLRCLRWLGQAQRAFELLRQRARTRTTSRGRLGDLQLVQLHVFEALLALRTTRPLVHDAVARLDAGLGAHVEVGLAKVAAARMLQQVTDSAIQVYGAEGLGPDTPLPSLFRTGRAARILDGPDELHITSVARRVLRTGPDHRG, via the coding sequence ATGGATCGTGTGGCCGCGTTCATACGGGACCGGGTGGTCCCGCACGAGGCGGTGCTCGACGGCGGCGGACCGGATGCCGCCGCTGTCCTGGGCACGCTTCACCAGGCGGCCAAGGAGGCAGGTCTGTGGGCTCTGCCGCTGCCCGTGGAACTAGGCGGCCAAGGGCTCCCACTGCGCCACTACGCCCACATCGCCGAGGCCGAAGGCGCCAGCGACCACGGCCCGTCGGCCCTGGGCTCCGCACCGCTCCTCGACGTGGGAATGCTGTGGCGCCACGGCAGCCCGAGGGTGCGAACCCTGCACCCCAAACGACTGGTCGCCGGAGAACTCCGGGCCTGCTACGCCATGACCGAACCCGACGTCCCCGGAAGCGACCCCTCCCTCACCGCAACCCGGGCCAGGCCCGGGGACGGCGGCACCTGGCGGGTCAGCGGCCGCAAGTGGTTCACCAGCGGCGCCGCCGACGCGGACCTCGTCACCGTGCTCGCCCGCACGGACGGCGCGCCGGGCGATCGCGCCGGACTGTCCCTCTTCCTCGTCCCCACCACCTCGCCCGGCTTCCGCCTCGTACGGGAACTGCCCGTCCTCGGCGCCGGCGGCCAGTGGGAGATCGAGCTCGATGAGGTGGTGGTCGACGCCGACCACGTGATCGGCACGCCCGGCACCGCCCTCGCGGTCGCCGGCGAACGCCTTCAACTGGGCCGCACCCTGCGATGTCTTCGCTGGCTCGGCCAGGCGCAGCGCGCCTTCGAGCTCCTGCGGCAGCGGGCCCGCACCCGCACCACCTCCCGAGGAAGGCTCGGCGACCTCCAACTCGTCCAGCTCCACGTCTTCGAGGCGCTGCTGGCCCTGCGCACCACCCGCCCGCTCGTCCACGACGCTGTGGCCCGCCTCGACGCCGGACTCGGCGCCCACGTGGAGGTCGGCCTGGCCAAGGTGGCCGCGGCCCGCATGCTCCAGCAGGTCACCGACTCGGCGATCCAGGTGTACGGGGCCGAGGGACTCGGCCCCGACACGCCGCTGCCCTCGCTGTTCCGCACCGGACGCGCGGCCCGCATCCTCGACGGCCCCGACGAACTGCACATCACGTCCGTCGCCCGGCGGGTACTGCGCACCGGCCCGGACCATCGGGGCTAG
- a CDS encoding CoA transferase — MATPAIQRTTGPLDGLRLETSGPPGPADQLVADHLRLLGAEGPDGPGAGLTLTGGDFAPLTARTAWGTAPGVTDEATAQAATGIMAVHGRRDGAPRGLAVDYAATATGLLAVQGLLAGLLAQTRGGSFTTVDVTAERAGLLAVSQYLAADGAEEGEAVELGPGGPPFTAADGTLFELETLDPGAWAAFWRALGAPEEAIRRGWRPFQFRYATACAPFPPALHDVTRASSWERIAYAADSSGAEVCPLRSLAARAREYDGAAPWQLTPYEVAHSSSAQARKAPLSGLTVLEAGRRIQAPLAAHLLGLLGADVVRIEPPGGDPLRGMPPACSGVSARWLALNRGKAAVELDIKSTGDRERLRAMAAEADVFLHNWAPGKADQLGLEREQLAAANPSLVYAYTSGWADRLPGAPMGTDFMVQARAGVGEAARPAGEPPAPSLMTLLDVLGGLLGAEAVLAGLLLRERTGQGVRVDSSLLGAADVLTAPARDRIARGLDPRRPAGFRRPLATRDGWVAPADACAAEASTYDLRELPTADALELLRRHGLAATAVTTDLSELHHDPRFAGSISRDTHGAPAVPDPWRFA; from the coding sequence ATGGCGACACCAGCCATCCAACGGACGACCGGGCCGCTCGACGGGCTGCGCCTGGAGACTTCCGGGCCGCCGGGGCCTGCCGATCAGCTCGTCGCGGACCATCTGCGGCTCCTCGGCGCCGAGGGCCCGGACGGTCCTGGCGCTGGCCTCACCCTGACCGGCGGCGACTTCGCTCCCCTTACCGCGCGCACGGCATGGGGCACCGCGCCCGGTGTCACCGACGAGGCCACCGCGCAGGCCGCCACCGGCATCATGGCGGTGCACGGCCGCCGCGACGGGGCCCCGCGCGGGCTCGCCGTGGACTACGCGGCCACCGCGACCGGCCTGCTCGCCGTCCAGGGGCTCCTCGCCGGGCTGCTCGCGCAAACCCGGGGCGGGTCGTTCACCACGGTGGACGTCACGGCCGAGCGGGCCGGGCTACTCGCCGTTTCCCAGTACCTGGCCGCCGACGGAGCAGAGGAAGGCGAAGCAGTCGAACTCGGCCCGGGCGGGCCTCCGTTCACCGCCGCCGACGGCACGCTCTTCGAGCTGGAAACCCTCGACCCCGGCGCGTGGGCGGCGTTCTGGCGGGCGCTCGGCGCGCCCGAGGAGGCGATACGCAGAGGGTGGCGGCCGTTCCAGTTCCGGTACGCCACGGCCTGCGCGCCCTTTCCACCCGCACTGCACGACGTGACGCGTGCCAGTTCCTGGGAGCGCATCGCGTACGCCGCCGACTCCTCCGGCGCCGAGGTGTGCCCGCTACGGTCCCTGGCAGCGCGGGCCCGCGAGTACGACGGGGCGGCGCCCTGGCAGCTCACACCGTACGAGGTCGCGCACTCCTCCAGCGCGCAGGCGCGCAAGGCGCCGCTTTCCGGGCTGACGGTCCTGGAGGCCGGGCGCCGCATCCAGGCCCCGCTCGCCGCGCACCTGCTCGGCCTGCTCGGCGCGGACGTCGTCCGCATCGAGCCGCCGGGCGGCGACCCGCTGCGGGGCATGCCGCCCGCGTGTTCCGGGGTCTCGGCCCGGTGGCTAGCCCTCAACCGGGGGAAGGCGGCCGTAGAGCTGGACATCAAGTCCACCGGGGACCGGGAGCGGCTGCGCGCCATGGCGGCCGAGGCCGATGTGTTCCTGCACAACTGGGCGCCCGGAAAGGCCGACCAACTCGGGCTGGAACGGGAACAGTTGGCCGCCGCCAATCCCTCGCTCGTCTACGCGTACACGAGCGGCTGGGCCGATCGGCTACCGGGGGCGCCGATGGGGACCGACTTCATGGTCCAGGCCCGCGCGGGAGTCGGCGAGGCGGCGCGGCCCGCCGGAGAGCCGCCCGCGCCGTCCCTGATGACGCTCCTCGACGTGCTCGGCGGGCTGCTCGGCGCCGAGGCGGTGCTGGCGGGCCTGTTGCTGCGCGAACGCACCGGACAGGGCGTGCGGGTGGACTCGTCGCTACTCGGTGCCGCCGATGTCCTCACGGCGCCCGCCCGGGACCGGATCGCCCGGGGGCTTGATCCGCGCCGCCCGGCCGGATTCCGCCGCCCTCTGGCGACCCGCGACGGCTGGGTCGCGCCCGCCGACGCCTGCGCCGCCGAGGCGAGCACGTACGACCTGCGCGAACTGCCCACGGCGGACGCCCTGGAGCTGCTGCGCAGGCACGGCCTGGCCGCGACCGCCGTCACCACCGATCTCTCCGAGCTGCACCACGACCCGCGCTTCGCCGGCTCGATCAGCCGGGACACCCACGGCGCCCCGGCCGTTCCCGACCCCTGGAGATTCGCATGA
- a CDS encoding class I adenylate-forming enzyme family protein produces the protein MTVLLHDLLPAELRRSWAVDGTCPDLDLYSLYRSHQIADPHRTSVIDAKGALCYTALDRKVRCLAAGLSGLGIRPGDVVGVQLPNGRNTVIAELGLAALGAIALPFPTGRGDREAVSLLARSEAVAVIAAADHRGNHHAADLLARAGELPHLLTVVAVGPGAIPEGAVPWAELLRSDPTAYVPARPDPDAAARILVSSGSEAEPKMVAYSHNALAGGRGNFLASLMKDGEPPRCLFLVPLGSAFGSSGTAVALARHGGTLVLLDHFTPEGALDALVAHRPTHVLGVPTMIRMMLDRLAERGRWEFTAPTALVVGGSPLDEATAEEARRAFGCPVVNLYGSADGVNCHTGLVNEPVRGEGPGVLAGRPDRRVADIRIAVPGRDGDGMQEAPRGSVGEIVARGPMTPLCYVAAPELDARYRTADGWVRTGDLGRMEEDGTLRIVGRLKDVVIRGGANISPAEVELELATHPDVRDVVCVGVPDPLMGERLAACVVPRGGKRPALGELSAHLDARGLERRKHPELLLLVDELPLTPAGKPDRNALRERCAATEPLAV, from the coding sequence ATGACCGTCCTTCTGCACGATCTACTGCCCGCCGAACTGCGCCGCTCCTGGGCCGTCGACGGCACCTGCCCCGACCTCGACCTCTACAGCCTGTACCGGTCCCACCAGATCGCCGACCCGCACCGCACGTCCGTCATCGACGCCAAGGGCGCGCTCTGTTACACCGCACTGGACCGCAAGGTGCGATGTCTGGCCGCCGGGCTTTCCGGGCTCGGCATACGCCCCGGCGATGTGGTCGGCGTACAGCTGCCCAACGGTCGGAACACGGTGATCGCCGAGCTCGGGCTGGCCGCGCTCGGCGCGATCGCGCTGCCCTTCCCGACAGGGCGCGGAGACCGCGAGGCCGTCTCGCTGCTCGCCCGGTCCGAGGCCGTCGCGGTCATCGCCGCGGCCGATCACCGCGGCAACCACCACGCGGCCGACCTGCTCGCCCGTGCCGGAGAACTCCCCCACCTGCTTACGGTGGTCGCCGTCGGACCGGGTGCCATACCCGAAGGAGCCGTGCCCTGGGCCGAGTTGCTGCGGTCCGACCCCACGGCGTACGTACCGGCCCGCCCCGACCCCGATGCCGCCGCGCGGATCCTGGTCTCGTCCGGGTCCGAGGCTGAGCCCAAGATGGTGGCGTACTCGCACAACGCCCTGGCCGGCGGGCGCGGCAACTTCCTCGCGTCGCTGATGAAGGACGGGGAGCCGCCGCGCTGTCTGTTCCTGGTGCCGCTGGGCTCCGCGTTCGGCAGCAGCGGCACGGCGGTCGCGCTGGCCCGGCACGGCGGCACGCTCGTGCTGCTCGACCACTTCACGCCCGAAGGCGCGCTGGATGCGCTCGTCGCTCACCGGCCAACGCACGTCTTGGGCGTACCGACCATGATCCGGATGATGCTCGACCGGCTCGCCGAGCGCGGGCGGTGGGAGTTCACCGCCCCCACGGCGCTGGTCGTCGGCGGCTCGCCGCTGGACGAGGCCACCGCCGAAGAGGCGCGCCGCGCGTTCGGCTGCCCCGTGGTGAACCTCTACGGGTCGGCCGACGGCGTCAACTGCCATACGGGGCTGGTGAACGAGCCGGTACGGGGCGAGGGACCCGGCGTGCTCGCGGGCCGTCCGGACCGGCGGGTCGCCGACATCCGCATCGCGGTTCCCGGCAGGGACGGGGACGGCATGCAGGAGGCTCCGCGGGGCTCGGTCGGCGAGATCGTCGCCCGTGGCCCGATGACCCCGCTGTGCTACGTCGCCGCGCCCGAGCTCGATGCCCGCTATCGCACGGCCGACGGCTGGGTGCGCACCGGGGACCTCGGACGGATGGAGGAGGACGGCACCCTGCGGATCGTCGGACGGCTCAAGGACGTGGTGATCCGGGGCGGCGCCAACATCAGTCCCGCCGAGGTGGAGCTCGAACTCGCCACGCATCCGGACGTACGGGACGTGGTGTGCGTCGGCGTGCCCGATCCGCTGATGGGCGAGCGGCTCGCGGCCTGCGTGGTGCCGCGCGGCGGGAAGCGGCCCGCTCTCGGCGAACTGTCCGCGCACCTCGACGCACGCGGCCTGGAGCGCCGCAAGCACCCCGAACTCCTGCTACTGGTGGATGAGTTGCCTCTGACTCCGGCGGGAAAGCCCGACCGGAACGCGTTGCGGGAGCGATGCGCGGCGACCGAGCCTTTGGCCGTGTGA
- a CDS encoding metal ABC transporter solute-binding protein, Zn/Mn family, translated as MAHPRVRIPSLLALSLGAALVLATAGCGSSGDSGKSAAPSSDGKQTSAPVVVATTTWEGAFAKAAGAKDVKVIVPQSVHHAPDYDPKPSDLAAVAAADFVLYAPFEPYAAKIKEAAGSKAKLVEVNLDNDTGKATAEVARLGKLFGTQDAAARWKTSFDAEYGTLQKDLKAAWPGGKAPVVVAQVFSTWSAKMAGAQVVGTYGPDAVTAQQLAELSRKKPALVLDNVHMTTGTVLPDSGAKQIEVVNYPDKDLNLLAVYKDAAAVVKKGMSGS; from the coding sequence ATGGCGCACCCGCGCGTCCGTATCCCTTCCCTCCTCGCACTGAGCCTCGGCGCGGCCCTCGTCCTGGCCACCGCCGGATGCGGCTCAAGCGGCGACTCCGGCAAGAGCGCCGCCCCGTCGTCCGACGGCAAGCAGACGAGCGCGCCGGTCGTGGTCGCCACCACTACCTGGGAAGGCGCCTTTGCCAAGGCCGCTGGCGCAAAGGACGTCAAGGTCATCGTCCCGCAGTCGGTGCACCACGCACCCGACTACGACCCGAAGCCGTCCGACCTCGCGGCCGTCGCGGCCGCCGACTTCGTGCTGTACGCGCCGTTCGAACCGTACGCCGCGAAGATCAAGGAAGCCGCCGGTTCGAAGGCGAAGCTGGTCGAGGTGAACCTCGACAACGACACTGGCAAGGCGACGGCGGAGGTCGCGCGTCTCGGCAAGCTCTTCGGCACGCAGGACGCCGCCGCCCGGTGGAAGACCTCCTTCGACGCCGAATACGGCACACTCCAGAAGGACTTGAAGGCCGCGTGGCCCGGCGGCAAGGCGCCCGTAGTCGTGGCCCAGGTGTTCTCCACCTGGTCGGCGAAGATGGCGGGCGCGCAGGTCGTCGGCACGTACGGGCCCGACGCGGTGACGGCGCAGCAGCTGGCCGAGCTGTCGAGGAAGAAGCCCGCCCTGGTCCTGGACAACGTCCACATGACAACCGGCACTGTGCTCCCGGACTCCGGCGCCAAGCAGATCGAGGTCGTCAACTACCCGGACAAGGACCTCAACCTGCTGGCCGTCTACAAGGACGCGGCGGCCGTCGTGAAGAAGGGGATGTCCGGCTCCTGA
- a CDS encoding metal ABC transporter permease gives MNLAAADLGQLLQLLPVQRAGAALLLAAVGLPVVGVVIVGLDIMPVRFAMMHVALLGIAVGLLTGLDPMLCALVACALAGGAVAPLARTPDGLSGAMGLLMSLAIAAALLVLAVSGVNASGAFALLWGSILSVGNPDLWVLGSLAVAVPGLFWWRRRDLGLLLYDRELAISSGVRVDRLTLLLLVLVAVAVAGAIKLTGALLVDALTLLPALAARRLGASLTSITAWAVGIGFVVNATGFLVALRLDLPPGPVLVLTAGALVLAVHLVPERRISSWRTRASVSLPSSH, from the coding sequence GTGAACCTCGCCGCTGCCGACCTCGGTCAGCTCCTTCAGCTCCTGCCCGTCCAACGGGCCGGTGCCGCACTGCTGTTGGCGGCCGTCGGCCTGCCCGTTGTCGGCGTGGTGATCGTCGGACTCGACATCATGCCGGTGCGGTTCGCCATGATGCACGTCGCGCTGCTCGGCATCGCCGTCGGCCTGCTGACCGGCCTTGACCCGATGCTCTGCGCCCTGGTCGCCTGCGCCCTCGCGGGAGGGGCGGTGGCCCCGCTCGCGCGCACCCCGGACGGCCTATCGGGCGCGATGGGTCTGCTGATGAGTCTGGCCATCGCGGCCGCGCTCCTGGTCCTGGCGGTCTCCGGGGTCAACGCCTCAGGCGCCTTCGCCCTGTTGTGGGGCTCGATCCTGTCGGTGGGCAACCCCGACCTGTGGGTGCTCGGCAGCCTGGCCGTCGCCGTACCGGGCCTGTTCTGGTGGCGGCGCCGGGATCTCGGACTGCTCCTGTACGACCGGGAACTCGCCATCAGTTCCGGCGTACGGGTCGACCGGCTGACCCTGCTGCTCCTGGTCTTGGTCGCCGTGGCGGTCGCCGGAGCCATCAAACTCACCGGCGCCCTGCTCGTCGACGCGCTGACCCTACTGCCCGCACTCGCCGCCCGCCGCCTGGGCGCCTCCCTCACGTCCATCACCGCCTGGGCGGTCGGCATCGGCTTCGTCGTGAACGCGACCGGCTTCCTCGTCGCGCTCCGCCTCGACCTGCCGCCCGGCCCCGTGCTCGTCCTGACCGCGGGGGCCCTGGTCCTCGCCGTCCACCTCGTCCCCGAACGGAGAATCAGCTCATGGCGCACCCGCGCGTCCGTATCCCTTCCCTCCTCGCACTGA
- a CDS encoding metal ABC transporter ATP-binding protein, with the protein MDGLDVRLRGVACRHGRVDAVCDVDLDIAAGERVAITGTNGSGKTTLIRAVLGLHRQAVGRILVGGRDTRSAAEWAWRRRACAWVPQKPAAGRFPLLARELLASSGAATEAGEAAHNLGVGPLADRPLHTLSGGQLQRMYLARAVGCVAAGAGVVLADEPTAALDFSGQEEAADVLLSLPVTVVVVTHDRALADRCDRVLEMAAGRLREAPAATGPRTGAGDVR; encoded by the coding sequence ATGGACGGGTTGGACGTACGGCTGCGTGGGGTCGCGTGCCGTCATGGCCGGGTGGACGCCGTGTGCGACGTGGACCTCGACATCGCGGCGGGCGAACGGGTCGCGATCACCGGCACCAACGGGTCGGGCAAGACCACGCTGATCCGGGCCGTGCTCGGCCTGCACCGCCAGGCGGTAGGCCGGATCCTGGTCGGCGGCCGGGACACCCGCAGCGCGGCGGAGTGGGCCTGGCGGCGGCGGGCCTGCGCCTGGGTGCCGCAGAAGCCCGCCGCCGGCCGGTTCCCGCTCCTGGCCCGGGAGTTGCTCGCGAGCAGCGGGGCCGCCACCGAGGCCGGCGAGGCGGCACACAATCTGGGGGTCGGCCCGCTCGCGGACCGGCCGCTGCACACCCTGTCCGGCGGCCAGCTCCAGCGCATGTACCTGGCCCGCGCGGTCGGCTGCGTCGCGGCCGGGGCAGGGGTGGTCCTCGCCGACGAACCCACGGCCGCCCTCGACTTCTCCGGCCAAGAGGAGGCGGCCGACGTGCTGCTCTCCCTGCCGGTGACCGTCGTCGTGGTGACGCACGACCGGGCGCTCGCCGACCGCTGCGACCGCGTTCTTGAGATGGCCGCGGGGCGATTGCGGGAGGCACCGGCCGCCACCGGGCCCAGGACCGGGGCGGGTGATGTCCGGTGA
- a CDS encoding DJ-1/PfpI family protein — translation MSVAVLLYDGFTALDAVGPYEVLCRLPRTRVTMVAKQSGPVRTDTGQLTLVAERALDEVRRADVLLVPGGGNRGTVAMMRDTAVHDWIRRIHQHTTWTTSVCTGSLILGAAGLLRGLPATTYWASRPFLKDAGAIYAPGRFVEAGKIITAAGVSAGLDMGLHLAARLSGEEVAQAMQLAVEYDPDPPYDTGSPEKAGEELQKLALKLLADAAR, via the coding sequence TTGAGTGTCGCCGTGCTGCTCTACGACGGGTTCACCGCGCTGGACGCGGTGGGGCCGTACGAGGTGCTGTGCAGGCTGCCGAGAACCCGCGTGACGATGGTGGCCAAGCAGTCCGGCCCGGTCCGTACCGATACCGGGCAGCTGACCCTCGTGGCCGAACGCGCCCTGGACGAAGTCCGGCGTGCCGACGTGCTGTTGGTGCCCGGCGGCGGCAACCGCGGGACGGTGGCGATGATGAGGGACACCGCGGTCCACGACTGGATCCGCCGCATCCACCAGCACACCACGTGGACCACATCCGTGTGTACCGGCTCGCTGATCCTGGGCGCCGCCGGACTGCTGCGGGGCCTGCCGGCCACCACGTACTGGGCATCACGCCCGTTCCTCAAGGACGCCGGTGCGATCTATGCGCCAGGCCGCTTCGTCGAGGCCGGGAAGATCATTACGGCGGCCGGTGTCTCCGCGGGGCTCGACATGGGCCTGCATCTCGCAGCCCGCCTGTCCGGCGAAGAGGTGGCGCAGGCGATGCAGCTCGCCGTCGAGTACGACCCCGACCCGCCGTACGACACCGGCAGCCCGGAGAAGGCCGGGGAGGAACTCCAGAAGCTGGCTCTGAAACTACTCGCCGACGCCGCACGTTAG
- a CDS encoding copper chaperone PCu(A)C — protein sequence MTARPWRPALADGVAAALVPVAACALALGGLTSWTGASLAGTPARIEVSDGRVFLPNGQTRETAVFFRISNKGGSADRLTKVTSSVAGAGMLARERRTADGRAGSMAVLDSVTLPAGAALDMAPGGTDVMVRGDARWRAGDRVPFVLHFERGASITVEAVVISPGTRLTPSPLGTVAELNPTAEE from the coding sequence ATGACCGCCCGCCCGTGGCGGCCCGCGCTCGCCGACGGTGTCGCCGCCGCCCTCGTACCCGTGGCGGCCTGCGCACTCGCTCTGGGCGGCCTCACCTCCTGGACCGGCGCGAGTCTTGCCGGAACCCCGGCCCGCATCGAGGTGTCGGACGGGCGCGTCTTCCTCCCGAACGGCCAGACGCGCGAGACGGCCGTCTTCTTCCGGATCTCCAACAAGGGAGGCTCCGCCGACCGGTTGACCAAGGTCACTTCCTCGGTGGCGGGCGCCGGCATGCTCGCGCGCGAGCGCCGCACGGCAGACGGCCGGGCAGGGTCCATGGCCGTGCTGGACTCGGTCACCCTCCCGGCCGGTGCGGCACTGGACATGGCACCCGGCGGCACGGACGTCATGGTGCGAGGGGACGCGCGGTGGCGCGCGGGCGACCGGGTGCCGTTCGTCCTGCACTTCGAACGCGGCGCAAGCATCACGGTCGAGGCCGTGGTGATCAGCCCCGGCACCCGGCTGACCCCCTCCCCGCTGGGAACCGTCGCGGAGCTTAATCCGACTGCTGAGGAGTGA